A single region of the Chloroflexota bacterium genome encodes:
- a CDS encoding HAMP domain-containing sensor histidine kinase — MNKLSIRLALIFGLVALVSVGVVALISNRSAGSEFRRYLEGNETASLTVLAPAFIDFYETDDTWDGIDLALDGSGFFTGSGRGGRGREGFGAGTGQGAALLLADSSGRIVYDSQDQQTGEVLTRADLAMALSLERGGNIVGYLLMRHGPGSQLSVVEQGFLDRVNEGLLIAAVIGLVLGGLLGMLLARNLARPMSDVAAAAEAIAGGDLSQRVPEGGTEEMVAVAQSFNRMAENLEEAERLRSNLVADVAHELRTPLTVIQGNLHAILDGVYPLEKQEIATVYDQSLLLNRLVDDLGELARAEAGQLQLEQRPTDVAAVLEQARLAFSPVAEARGIELRVEVPAGLPAVLADPDRLAQILHNLISNALRYVPSGGAITLGARLADSGRSTGLESHVDHVVIRVADTGRGIPPEEIDHVFDRFWTRGVFDNRIAADSPDTPTPDSPSGSGLGLAITKYLVEAHGGTIGVESQPGQGTRFWFTLSVTGGPVPAS; from the coding sequence GTGAACAAACTTTCCATTCGGCTGGCATTGATTTTTGGCCTGGTCGCCCTGGTGTCAGTAGGGGTTGTGGCCCTGATCTCGAACAGGTCTGCGGGTAGCGAGTTTCGCCGATATCTTGAGGGCAACGAAACGGCATCGCTGACGGTTCTGGCGCCAGCGTTCATCGACTTCTATGAGACCGACGATACCTGGGATGGTATCGACCTGGCGTTGGACGGATCAGGTTTTTTCACTGGCTCAGGCCGCGGAGGCAGGGGCCGGGAGGGATTTGGAGCAGGTACAGGTCAAGGTGCCGCGCTGTTGTTGGCAGATTCCAGCGGACGAATCGTCTACGACAGCCAGGATCAACAGACAGGTGAGGTTCTCACCCGCGCCGATCTGGCAATGGCGCTGTCCTTGGAGCGGGGGGGAAATATCGTCGGTTACCTGCTCATGCGTCATGGTCCCGGATCGCAGCTATCGGTCGTGGAGCAAGGTTTTCTCGATCGGGTCAATGAGGGATTACTGATCGCGGCGGTCATTGGGCTGGTCCTGGGTGGGCTCTTGGGCATGCTTTTGGCCCGTAACCTGGCCAGGCCGATGAGCGATGTGGCTGCCGCTGCCGAAGCGATTGCCGGTGGTGATCTGTCCCAGCGGGTACCTGAGGGAGGAACGGAGGAGATGGTCGCTGTGGCTCAGTCGTTCAACAGGATGGCCGAAAACCTGGAGGAGGCAGAACGCTTGCGCAGCAATCTGGTGGCAGATGTGGCCCACGAACTGCGTACGCCTCTCACCGTCATACAGGGGAACCTGCATGCCATTCTGGATGGGGTCTATCCTCTGGAAAAGCAGGAGATTGCCACCGTCTACGACCAAAGCTTGCTGTTGAACCGCCTGGTAGATGATTTGGGCGAGCTGGCCCGGGCAGAAGCGGGTCAACTCCAGCTTGAGCAACGACCTACGGATGTCGCAGCGGTTCTGGAGCAGGCTCGCCTGGCGTTTTCGCCGGTTGCCGAAGCCAGGGGTATTGAGCTGAGGGTGGAGGTGCCGGCTGGCCTTCCGGCCGTTCTGGCCGACCCGGACCGGTTGGCACAGATTCTGCATAACCTGATCTCAAATGCGCTGCGGTATGTACCCTCGGGGGGAGCAATAACCTTGGGCGCCCGTCTGGCCGATAGTGGCCGTTCAACGGGGTTGGAATCTCATGTCGATCATGTCGTGATCCGGGTGGCTGACACAGGTCGCGGGATTCCGCCGGAAGAAATCGATCATGTCTTTGACCGTTTTTGGACGCGCGGTGTGTTCGATAACAGGATAGCGGCAGACTCTCCTGATACACCGACACCTGACAGCCCCTCGGGCAGTGGACTTGGGCTGGCGATTACGAAGTATCTGGTGGAGGCCCACGGCGGAACCATTGGGGTCGAGAGCCAGCCGGGTCAAGGCACTCGATTTTGGTTCACGCTGAGTGTAACCGGAGGGCCAGTTCCTGCATCTTAG
- a CDS encoding response regulator transcription factor: MTQHILVVDDDRQIARLIRSYLEQADFRVTVAYDGETALHALRRDRPDLLVLDLMLPGRDGWQITRTVRADPVLAATPIIMVTARVEDTDRVVGLELGADDYVTKPFSLREVVARVRAVLRRTSGQSLAGPAKLVRIGDISLDPDRHEVFLAGVPLELTPTEFDLLHILMANPGHVFTRGELIERGLGYNYDGLDRTVDSHIKNLRRKIEADPADPTYIQTVYGVGYRLEGN; the protein is encoded by the coding sequence ATGACTCAACACATTCTTGTTGTCGATGATGATCGGCAGATCGCCCGTCTGATCCGCTCCTACCTGGAACAGGCGGATTTTCGCGTCACCGTAGCCTACGATGGGGAGACTGCCTTGCATGCCCTGCGCCGCGACAGGCCCGATCTGCTCGTGTTGGACCTGATGCTGCCCGGTCGGGACGGCTGGCAGATCACGCGGACCGTGCGCGCCGATCCTGTGCTGGCCGCCACACCCATCATCATGGTTACCGCCCGGGTAGAGGACACCGACCGGGTCGTTGGGCTGGAGTTGGGAGCCGATGACTACGTGACCAAACCTTTCAGCCTCAGGGAGGTAGTTGCCCGGGTGCGCGCCGTGTTACGGCGGACATCAGGCCAATCCTTGGCCGGGCCCGCAAAGCTTGTGAGGATCGGCGACATTTCGTTGGACCCGGATCGGCATGAGGTATTTCTGGCAGGTGTTCCGCTGGAATTGACGCCGACGGAGTTTGACCTGCTTCACATCTTGATGGCCAATCCTGGCCATGTCTTCACCCGGGGCGAATTGATCGAACGCGGTCTGGGGTATAACTACGATGGACTGGATCGCACCGTGGACAGTCATATCAAAAACCTTCGCCGCAAAATCGAAGCCGATCCTGCCGACCCAACCTATATTCAAACCGTTTACGGCGTGGGTTATCGCCTTGAGGGCAATTAA